A single genomic interval of Bos indicus isolate NIAB-ARS_2022 breed Sahiwal x Tharparkar chromosome 5, NIAB-ARS_B.indTharparkar_mat_pri_1.0, whole genome shotgun sequence harbors:
- the SOAT2 gene encoding sterol O-acyltransferase 2 isoform X1, whose protein sequence is MEPRAAQVQRRERLGRQQEDRPSREGEPHSGGAECPGGVGGNAEVHRGPDLVQWTQHMQAVKTQLLEQAQGQLMELLDQAMWEAVQAYPLQDRPVPSVPPDSLRKTREPSLGKRKVFIIRKSLLDELMEVPHFRTIYHMFVAGLCVFIISTLAIDLIDEGRLMMEFDLLTFSFGQLPLALVTWVPMFLSTLLVPYQALRLWERPQSGGAWTLRVGLGCLLLAAHTVVLGILPVHVAVEYQLPPASRCVLVFEQVRLLMKSYSFLRETVPGTLWARGGEGIRAPSFSSYLYFLFCPTLIYRETYPRTPNVRWNYVAKNFAQALGCVLYACFILGRLCVPVFANMSQEPFSTRALVLSIMHATLPGIFMLLLIFFAFLHCWLNAFAEMLRFGDRMFYRDWWNSTSFSNYYRTWNVVVHDWLYSYVYQDGLWLLGGRARGAAMLGVFLVSAVVHEYIFCFVLGFFYPVMLLLFLVFGGPLNFTMHDRRTGPAWNVLMWTLLFLGQGIQVSLYCQEWYARRHCPLPQTTFWGLVTPRSWSCHT, encoded by the exons ATGGAGCCAAGGGCGGCCCAAgtgcagagaagagaaaggctaggAAGACAGCAGGAGGACCGGCCCTCCAGAGAAGGGGAACCCCACTCTGGGGGTGCAGAATGTCCAGGTGGCGTTGGAG GAAACGCGGAGGTGCACAGAGGCCCAGATTTGGTGCAATGGACCCAGCATATGCAG GCTGTAAAGACACAGTTGCTGGAGCAAGCGCAGGGCCAGCTGATGGAGCTGCTGGATCAGGCCATGTGGGAGGCAGTTCAAGCTTACCCACTGCAAGACAGACCAGTGCCCTCCGTCCCTCCAGACTCCTTGCGCAA GACCCGGGAGCCGTCCCTGGGGAAACGAAAAGTTTTCATCATCCGCAAGTCCCTGCTTGA CGAGCTGATGGAGGTGCCGCACTTCCGCACCATCTACCATATGTTTGTCGCCGGCCTGTGTGTCTTCATCATCAGCACCCTGGCCATCGACCTCATTGATGAGGGCAG GCTGATGATGGAGTTCGATCTACTGACCTTCAGCTTCGGACAGCTGCCCTTGGCTCTGGTGACGTGGGTCCCCATGTTCCTGTCCACTCTGCTGGTGCCCTACCAGGCCCTGCGGCTATGGGAGAGGCCCCAGTCTGGAGGGGCCTGGACCCTGCGGGTGGGCCTGGGCTGCTTGCTGCTAGCTGCCCACACCGTGGTGCTTGGCATCCTCCCAGTCCACGTGGCAGTGGAGTATCAGCTCCCGCCAGCCTCCCGCTGTGTCCTAGTCTTTGAGCAG GTCAGGCTCCTGATGAAAAGCTACTCCTTCCTGAGAGAGACGGTACCTGGGACACTTTGGGCCAGAGGAG GTGAGGGGATCCGGGCCCCCAGTTTCTCCAGCTACCTCTATTTCCTCTTCTGCCCCACACTCATCTATAGGGAAACTTACCCCAG GACACCCAACGTCAGGTGGAATTATGTGGCCAAGAACTTTGCCCAG GCCCTGGGCTGCGTGCTCTACGCCTGTTTCATCCTGGGCCGCCTCTGTGTTCCTGTCTTTGCCAACATGAGCCAGGAGCCCTTCAGCACCCGTGCCCTGGTACTGTCCATCATGCATGCCACCTTGCCAG GCATTTTTATGCTGCTGCTCATCTTCTTTGCCTTCCTTCACTGTTGGCTCAACGCCTTCGCGGAGATGCTACGATTTGGAGACAGAATGTTCTATCGG gactgGTGGAACTCAACATCCTTCTCCAACTACTACCGCACATGGAACGTGGTGGTCCATGACTGGCTGTACAGCTACGTGTATCAAGATGGGCTTTGG CTCCTTGGTGGCCGGGCCCGAGGCGCGGCCATGCTGGGCGTGTTTCTGGTCTCAGCAGTGGTCCATGAGTACATCTTCTGCTTCGTCCTGGGATTCTTCTACCCCGTCATGCTGCTGCTCTTCCTTGTCTTTGGAG GGCCACTGAACTTCACGATGCACGACCGGCGCACGGGCCCAGCGTGGAACGTGCTCATGTGGACCTtgctcttcctgggccagggcaTCCAAGTCAGCCTGTACTGCCAGGAGTGGTATGCACGGCGccactgccccctgccccag ACAACCTTCTGGGGGCTGGTGACACCTCGATCTTGGTCCTGCCATACCTAA
- the IGFBP6 gene encoding insulin-like growth factor-binding protein 6 isoform X1 yields the protein MTPHRLLPPLLLTLLLAARPGGALARCPGCGQGVSAGCPGGCAEEEDGGPAAEGCAEAGGCLRREGQQCGVYTPNCAPGLQCQPPEKEDLPLRALLQGRGRCGRARTPSGENPKESKPQAGTARSQDVNRRDQQRNSGTSTTPSRSNSGGVQDTEMSPIPVLGAWLVGPAGSAAELSLPPRVPAANIWTPCCSNSRPRSSAGLTPSTCLIVTIGASTGSGSAAPPRGSAEVLAGVWIAWASPCPGLQKAAMEAPSAPPAAAAKPGLGAAGPLAGAWGRPLGYLLSDG from the exons ATGACCCCCCACAGGCTGCTGCCGCCACTGCTGCTAACTTTGCTGCTCGCTGCCCGCCCAGGAGGCGCCTTGGCAAGGTGCCCAGGCTGCGGGCAGGGGGTGTCGGCGGGTTGTCCAGGGGGCTGCGcggaggaggaggatggggggCCGGCGGCAGAAGGCTGTGCGGAAGCTGGGGGCTGTCTCAGGAGGGAGGGGCAGCAGTGCGGGGTCTACACTCCCAACTGCGCCCCAGGACTGCAGTGCCAGCCGCCGGAGAAAGAGGATTTGCCTTTGCGGGCTCTGCTGCAGGGCCGGGGCCGCTGCGGCCGGGCGCGCACGCCCTCGG gagagaatcccaaggagagTAAGCCCCAAGCAGGGACCGCTCGCTCGCAGGACGTGAACCGCAGAGACCAACAGAGGAACTCGGGGACCTCTACCACTCCTTCCCGGTCCAATTCTGGGGGCGTACAAGACACTGAGATG TCTCCCATCCCAGTCCTGGGAGCCTGGCTGGTGGGCCCAGCAGGCTCTGCAGCGGAGCTGTCCCTCCCCCCAAGGGTCCCTGCCGCAAACATCTGGACTCCGTGCTGCAGCAACTCCAGACCGAGGTCTTCCGCGGGGCTCACACCCTCTACGTGCCTAATTGTGACTATAGGGGCTTCTACCGGAAGCGGCAG TGCCGCTCCTCCCAGGGGCAGCGCCGAGGTCCTTGCTGGTGTGTGGATCGCATGGGCCAGCCCCTGCCCGGGTCTTCAGAAGGCGGCGATGGAAGCTCCCTCTGCCCCACCGGCAGCAGCGGCTaagcctgggctgggggctgcagggCCACTGGCAGGAGCATGGGGCCGTCCTCTTGGTTATTTGTTGAGTGATGGGTAA
- the SOAT2 gene encoding sterol O-acyltransferase 2 isoform X3, whose amino-acid sequence MEPRAAQVQRRERLGRQQEDRPSREGEPHSGGAECPGGVGGNAEVHRGPDLVQWTQHMQAVKTQLLEQAQGQLMELLDQAMWEAVQAYPLQDRPVPSVPPDSLRKTREPSLGKRKVFIIRKSLLDELMEVPHFRTIYHMFVAGLCVFIISTLAIDLIDEGRLMMEFDLLTFSFGQLPLALVTWVPMFLSTLLVPYQALRLWERPQSGGAWTLRVGLGCLLLAAHTVVLGILPVHVAVEYQLPPASRCVLVFEQVRLLMKSYSFLRETVPGTLWARGGEGIRAPSFSSYLYFLFCPTLIYRETYPRTPNVRWNYVAKNFAQALGCVLYACFILGRLCVPVFANMSQEPFSTRALAFLCCCSSSLPSFTVGSTPSRRCYDLETECSIGTGGTQHPSPTTTAHGTWWSMTGCTATCIKMGFGSLVAGPEARPCWACFWSQQWSMSTSSASSWDSSTPSCCCSSLSLEGH is encoded by the exons ATGGAGCCAAGGGCGGCCCAAgtgcagagaagagaaaggctaggAAGACAGCAGGAGGACCGGCCCTCCAGAGAAGGGGAACCCCACTCTGGGGGTGCAGAATGTCCAGGTGGCGTTGGAG GAAACGCGGAGGTGCACAGAGGCCCAGATTTGGTGCAATGGACCCAGCATATGCAG GCTGTAAAGACACAGTTGCTGGAGCAAGCGCAGGGCCAGCTGATGGAGCTGCTGGATCAGGCCATGTGGGAGGCAGTTCAAGCTTACCCACTGCAAGACAGACCAGTGCCCTCCGTCCCTCCAGACTCCTTGCGCAA GACCCGGGAGCCGTCCCTGGGGAAACGAAAAGTTTTCATCATCCGCAAGTCCCTGCTTGA CGAGCTGATGGAGGTGCCGCACTTCCGCACCATCTACCATATGTTTGTCGCCGGCCTGTGTGTCTTCATCATCAGCACCCTGGCCATCGACCTCATTGATGAGGGCAG GCTGATGATGGAGTTCGATCTACTGACCTTCAGCTTCGGACAGCTGCCCTTGGCTCTGGTGACGTGGGTCCCCATGTTCCTGTCCACTCTGCTGGTGCCCTACCAGGCCCTGCGGCTATGGGAGAGGCCCCAGTCTGGAGGGGCCTGGACCCTGCGGGTGGGCCTGGGCTGCTTGCTGCTAGCTGCCCACACCGTGGTGCTTGGCATCCTCCCAGTCCACGTGGCAGTGGAGTATCAGCTCCCGCCAGCCTCCCGCTGTGTCCTAGTCTTTGAGCAG GTCAGGCTCCTGATGAAAAGCTACTCCTTCCTGAGAGAGACGGTACCTGGGACACTTTGGGCCAGAGGAG GTGAGGGGATCCGGGCCCCCAGTTTCTCCAGCTACCTCTATTTCCTCTTCTGCCCCACACTCATCTATAGGGAAACTTACCCCAG GACACCCAACGTCAGGTGGAATTATGTGGCCAAGAACTTTGCCCAG GCCCTGGGCTGCGTGCTCTACGCCTGTTTCATCCTGGGCCGCCTCTGTGTTCCTGTCTTTGCCAACATGAGCCAGGAGCCCTTCAGCACCCGTGCCCTG GCATTTTTATGCTGCTGCTCATCTTCTTTGCCTTCCTTCACTGTTGGCTCAACGCCTTCGCGGAGATGCTACGATTTGGAGACAGAATGTTCTATCGG gactgGTGGAACTCAACATCCTTCTCCAACTACTACCGCACATGGAACGTGGTGGTCCATGACTGGCTGTACAGCTACGTGTATCAAGATGGGCTTTGG CTCCTTGGTGGCCGGGCCCGAGGCGCGGCCATGCTGGGCGTGTTTCTGGTCTCAGCAGTGGTCCATGAGTACATCTTCTGCTTCGTCCTGGGATTCTTCTACCCCGTCATGCTGCTGCTCTTCCTTGTCTTTGGAG GGCCACTGA
- the IGFBP6 gene encoding insulin-like growth factor-binding protein 6 isoform X2 — MTPHRLLPPLLLTLLLAARPGGALARCPGCGQGVSAGCPGGCAEEEDGGPAAEGCAEAGGCLRREGQQCGVYTPNCAPGLQCQPPEKEDLPLRALLQGRGRCGRARTPSGENPKESKPQAGTARSQDVNRRDQQRNSGTSTTPSRSNSGGVQDTEMGPCRKHLDSVLQQLQTEVFRGAHTLYVPNCDYRGFYRKRQCRSSQGQRRGPCWCVDRMGQPLPGSSEGGDGSSLCPTGSSG, encoded by the exons ATGACCCCCCACAGGCTGCTGCCGCCACTGCTGCTAACTTTGCTGCTCGCTGCCCGCCCAGGAGGCGCCTTGGCAAGGTGCCCAGGCTGCGGGCAGGGGGTGTCGGCGGGTTGTCCAGGGGGCTGCGcggaggaggaggatggggggCCGGCGGCAGAAGGCTGTGCGGAAGCTGGGGGCTGTCTCAGGAGGGAGGGGCAGCAGTGCGGGGTCTACACTCCCAACTGCGCCCCAGGACTGCAGTGCCAGCCGCCGGAGAAAGAGGATTTGCCTTTGCGGGCTCTGCTGCAGGGCCGGGGCCGCTGCGGCCGGGCGCGCACGCCCTCGG gagagaatcccaaggagagTAAGCCCCAAGCAGGGACCGCTCGCTCGCAGGACGTGAACCGCAGAGACCAACAGAGGAACTCGGGGACCTCTACCACTCCTTCCCGGTCCAATTCTGGGGGCGTACAAGACACTGAGATG GGTCCCTGCCGCAAACATCTGGACTCCGTGCTGCAGCAACTCCAGACCGAGGTCTTCCGCGGGGCTCACACCCTCTACGTGCCTAATTGTGACTATAGGGGCTTCTACCGGAAGCGGCAG TGCCGCTCCTCCCAGGGGCAGCGCCGAGGTCCTTGCTGGTGTGTGGATCGCATGGGCCAGCCCCTGCCCGGGTCTTCAGAAGGCGGCGATGGAAGCTCCCTCTGCCCCACCGGCAGCAGCGGCTaa
- the SOAT2 gene encoding sterol O-acyltransferase 2 isoform X2, which produces MEPRAAQVQRRERLGRQQEDRPSREGEPHSGGAECPGNAEVHRGPDLVQWTQHMQAVKTQLLEQAQGQLMELLDQAMWEAVQAYPLQDRPVPSVPPDSLRKTREPSLGKRKVFIIRKSLLDELMEVPHFRTIYHMFVAGLCVFIISTLAIDLIDEGRLMMEFDLLTFSFGQLPLALVTWVPMFLSTLLVPYQALRLWERPQSGGAWTLRVGLGCLLLAAHTVVLGILPVHVAVEYQLPPASRCVLVFEQVRLLMKSYSFLRETVPGTLWARGGEGIRAPSFSSYLYFLFCPTLIYRETYPRTPNVRWNYVAKNFAQALGCVLYACFILGRLCVPVFANMSQEPFSTRALVLSIMHATLPGIFMLLLIFFAFLHCWLNAFAEMLRFGDRMFYRDWWNSTSFSNYYRTWNVVVHDWLYSYVYQDGLWLLGGRARGAAMLGVFLVSAVVHEYIFCFVLGFFYPVMLLLFLVFGGPLNFTMHDRRTGPAWNVLMWTLLFLGQGIQVSLYCQEWYARRHCPLPQTTFWGLVTPRSWSCHT; this is translated from the exons ATGGAGCCAAGGGCGGCCCAAgtgcagagaagagaaaggctaggAAGACAGCAGGAGGACCGGCCCTCCAGAGAAGGGGAACCCCACTCTGGGGGTGCAGAATGTCCAG GAAACGCGGAGGTGCACAGAGGCCCAGATTTGGTGCAATGGACCCAGCATATGCAG GCTGTAAAGACACAGTTGCTGGAGCAAGCGCAGGGCCAGCTGATGGAGCTGCTGGATCAGGCCATGTGGGAGGCAGTTCAAGCTTACCCACTGCAAGACAGACCAGTGCCCTCCGTCCCTCCAGACTCCTTGCGCAA GACCCGGGAGCCGTCCCTGGGGAAACGAAAAGTTTTCATCATCCGCAAGTCCCTGCTTGA CGAGCTGATGGAGGTGCCGCACTTCCGCACCATCTACCATATGTTTGTCGCCGGCCTGTGTGTCTTCATCATCAGCACCCTGGCCATCGACCTCATTGATGAGGGCAG GCTGATGATGGAGTTCGATCTACTGACCTTCAGCTTCGGACAGCTGCCCTTGGCTCTGGTGACGTGGGTCCCCATGTTCCTGTCCACTCTGCTGGTGCCCTACCAGGCCCTGCGGCTATGGGAGAGGCCCCAGTCTGGAGGGGCCTGGACCCTGCGGGTGGGCCTGGGCTGCTTGCTGCTAGCTGCCCACACCGTGGTGCTTGGCATCCTCCCAGTCCACGTGGCAGTGGAGTATCAGCTCCCGCCAGCCTCCCGCTGTGTCCTAGTCTTTGAGCAG GTCAGGCTCCTGATGAAAAGCTACTCCTTCCTGAGAGAGACGGTACCTGGGACACTTTGGGCCAGAGGAG GTGAGGGGATCCGGGCCCCCAGTTTCTCCAGCTACCTCTATTTCCTCTTCTGCCCCACACTCATCTATAGGGAAACTTACCCCAG GACACCCAACGTCAGGTGGAATTATGTGGCCAAGAACTTTGCCCAG GCCCTGGGCTGCGTGCTCTACGCCTGTTTCATCCTGGGCCGCCTCTGTGTTCCTGTCTTTGCCAACATGAGCCAGGAGCCCTTCAGCACCCGTGCCCTGGTACTGTCCATCATGCATGCCACCTTGCCAG GCATTTTTATGCTGCTGCTCATCTTCTTTGCCTTCCTTCACTGTTGGCTCAACGCCTTCGCGGAGATGCTACGATTTGGAGACAGAATGTTCTATCGG gactgGTGGAACTCAACATCCTTCTCCAACTACTACCGCACATGGAACGTGGTGGTCCATGACTGGCTGTACAGCTACGTGTATCAAGATGGGCTTTGG CTCCTTGGTGGCCGGGCCCGAGGCGCGGCCATGCTGGGCGTGTTTCTGGTCTCAGCAGTGGTCCATGAGTACATCTTCTGCTTCGTCCTGGGATTCTTCTACCCCGTCATGCTGCTGCTCTTCCTTGTCTTTGGAG GGCCACTGAACTTCACGATGCACGACCGGCGCACGGGCCCAGCGTGGAACGTGCTCATGTGGACCTtgctcttcctgggccagggcaTCCAAGTCAGCCTGTACTGCCAGGAGTGGTATGCACGGCGccactgccccctgccccag ACAACCTTCTGGGGGCTGGTGACACCTCGATCTTGGTCCTGCCATACCTAA